A single Primulina eburnea isolate SZY01 chromosome 11, ASM2296580v1, whole genome shotgun sequence DNA region contains:
- the LOC140805822 gene encoding E3 ubiquitin-protein ligase SPL2-like isoform X2: MSAHDRVVATVLAQLSLTADCAFLGVGLVYVAFRSIRKFLLTSSAIHKIRQLPYSQISDLRSLCSDDKFSVNYSQNSENHSNSEEGGNIVIVRGIVEAQSAVKGQWTNLRGYANDVIVSRESGEKGVVLEQTQTYIYNERSGIIGWNSDLRILLPRSWKEEGSSSIRMVGLLDEEKILPLGKDVTVVGTCSFRDGIPEIKSCKDLPYFLSEMTKDQMISDLSFKTKVLMWSGFVFGSLGICVLAYSVARNWMKWKAWRQQREARQQHNDIEVSSPVAVAEEESADVPDGELCVICLTRRRHSAFIPCGHLVCCQRCALSVERELSPQCPVCRQSIRSSVRIYDS; the protein is encoded by the exons ATGTCCGCACACGATCGCGTGGTAGCTACGGTTCTGGCGCAGCTGTCGCTCACGGCTGACTGCGCATTCCTCGGAGTTGGCCTTGTTTACGTCGCGTTCCGCTCCATACGGAAGTTTTTGCTCACATCATCAGCAATACATAAAATTCGTCAATTGCCTTATTCTCAGATTTCGGATCTTCGGTCACTCTGTTCAGACGATAAATTTTCAGTTAATTATTCTCAAAATAGCGAAAATCACTCCAACAGCGAGGAGGGTGGAAATATAGTGATAGTTAGGGGTATCGTGGAGGCGCAATCTGCGGTGAAGGGGCAGTGGACGAATCTTAGGGGTTATGCGAATGATGTGATTGTTTCTCGAGAGTCAGGAGAAAAAGGCGTTGTATTGGAACAAACTCAAACT tatatatacaatgAACGGAGTGGAATAATAGGTTGGAATTCAGATCTACGCATTTTGCTTCCTAGATCTTGGAAAGAGGAAGGGTCGTCCTCAATCAGAATG GTTGGTCTGCTGGACGAAGAGAAAATACTTCCTCTTGGAAAGGATGTAACAGTTGTTGGTACCTGCAGTTTTAGAGATGGGATTCCTGAGATCAAATCATGCAAAGACCTTCCTTATTTTCT ATCTGAAATGACCAAGGATCAGATGATATCAgatctttccttcaaaactaAAGTGCTAATGTGGAGCGGATTTGTATTTGGTTCCCTCGGAATATGCGTCCTTGCCTACTCTGTTGCAAG AAATTGGATGAAATGGAAAGCATGGAGACAACAGAGAGAAGCCCGACAGCAACACAatgatatagaagtttcatctCCAGTGGCTGTTGCAGAAGAAGAGTCTGCAGATGTGCCAGACGGAGAGCTATGTGTGATTTGCCTGACTAGAAGGCGTCACTCTGCTTTTATTCCATGCGGGCATCTTGTATGTTGTCAACGTTGTGCTCTATCAGTCGAGCGTGAATTATCACCCCAGTGTCCGGTATGCAGGCAGTCAATCCGAAGTTCAGTAAGGATATACGATTCTTGA
- the LOC140805825 gene encoding sister chromatid cohesion protein PDS5 homolog D-like yields the protein MAAPSSEERDVSSDAWNTEMEEELKRVLLEYGNRLLKPGDSIEELLRKLDKLEHLLQHLMQDRKPLIEMALKPAEEALISDALMRHKEVDVRITVVSCISEIIRLTAPKEPYDEDQMKDFFKLVNTAYQKLPSLAGRAYSKAVSIIQTVSSCQTCVLMLDLELHDTVVEMFHLFLDGIQSSHPQEIPSSMEHIMVLMIQNAGDSEEFTLEAAKILLSTLKKGNENVSPCAFQLARKVYEKCANDLKNYLPEAVRHMGVAVQEYDDVVISSLHGTTQSDDMNAKEIGGDACCRGEVSVAGDLVLANLVEKNCSDYTKAYGNINENNETLPNSFDQINWRENVLQEAKDKGIEACCHGEVNLTEDGGLSKLVENNGNDNLQDNENTNEYCGMVTHVGDQINQQKSVLDRNNFTSGPDVDRINSDILIGNSCLGEGSSQGVSSAWMPFEQVSPKKHHDAKHNDDSLEKNNSTDTFINGPPVE from the exons ATGGCCGCTCCAAGTTCTGAAGAAAGAGACGTGAGCTCAGATGCTTGGAATACAGAAATGGAGGAGGAGTTGAAGAGAGTGCTTCTTGAATATGGGAACAGGCTTCTTAAACCTGGTGATTCTATTGAGGAGCTTCTAAGGAAACTGGAT AAACTAGAGCatcttcttcaacatttaatgcAAGATCGCAAGCCATTGATAGAAATGGCACTTAAACCTGCCGAAGAGGCACTAATTTCCGATGCCCTTATGAGACACAAGGAAGTCGATGTCAGAATTACAGTGGTATCCTGCATCAGTGAGATCATAAGATTAACAGCACCTAAAGAACCCTACGACGAAGACCAAATGAAG GATTTTTTTAAGCTTGTTAATACTGCTTACCAAAAATTGCCTTCCCTGGCTGGTCGTGCTTATTCAAAAGCTGTTTCAATCATTCAGACTGTTTCCTCTTGTCAAACATGTGTTCTAATGTTGGACCTTGAGTTGCATGACACAGTTGTTGAAATGTTCCACCTATTTTTGGATGGAATTCA ATCGAGCCATCCACAAGAAATTCCCTCTAGCATGGAACACATAATGGTTCTAATGATTCAAAATGCTGGGGATTCCGAAGAGTTTACACTGGAGGCTGCTAAGATCCTTCTTTCTACTCTGAAGAAGGGAAATGAA AATGTTTCACCATGTGCCTTCCAGCTTGCAAGAAAGGTATACGAGAAATGTGCCAATGACCTGAAAAACTATCTCCCAGAAGCTGTTAGACACATGGGAGTAGCAGTTCAGGAGTATGATGATGTTGTTATATCGTCATTGCATGGCACGACTCAAAGTGACGACATG aATGCTAAGGAGATCGGAGGAGATGCTTGTTGTCGTGGAGAAGTTAGTGTGGCGGGAGATCTTGTATTAGCTAATTTAGTGGAGAAGAATTGCAGTGATTATACGAAAGCTTATGGTAATATCAATGAGAATAATGAGACATTGCCAAATTCCTTTGATCAAATCAATTGGCGAGAAAATGTCCTCCAAGAGGCTAAAGACAAGGGAATAGAAGCTTGTTGTCATGGAGAAGTTAATCTAACTGAAGATGGTGGATTATCTAAGCTGGTAGAGAACAATGGCAATGATAATCTGCAGGATAATGAGAACACCAATGAATACTGTGGAATGGTGACACATGTAGGTGATCAAATCAATCAGCAAAAAAGTGTTTTAGACAGAAATAATTTCACATCCGGACCAGATGTTGATAGGATAAATTCTGACATTTTAATTGGTAATAGTTGTCTTGGAGAAGGGTCATCCCAGGGTGTTAGCTCTGCCTGGATGCCATTTGAACAAGTTTCTCCGAAGAAACATCATGATGCAAAACACAATGACGATTCTTTGGAGAAGAATAATTCTACTGACACATTCATAAATGGCCCACCTGTTGAATAG
- the LOC140805826 gene encoding sister chromatid cohesion protein PDS5 homolog D-like isoform X1 — MRLTNLKEELSKVRDKRLPANSIDGISKNLEKGLGTLNKVDRSEKELCKSVRSEDLSGDIPRKISSKKKRQHSLAKKALGETSKGKTIVSENLTGDTIVKAFEVNGAKKSNDENLVGRKIKVWWPLDETYYEGKVTSFDHLKETHQVDYDDGETEILDLTKELWDVIDDNNLCSHEQKTVPPPPSAPRVVSHGRRGKSPRSSEAKPTGLWKQILG; from the exons ATGAGGCTAACAAATTTAAAGGAAGAATTGAGCAAGGTCAGAGATAAAAGGTTACCAGCCAACAGCATTGATGGGATCTCAAAAAACTTGGAAAAAGGACTAGGAACTTTGAACAAGGTAGATCGATCAGAAAAGGAACTGTGCAAGAGTGTCAGATCTGAGGATCTATCAGGAGATATCCCGAGAAAG ATCTCTTCCAAGAAAAAAAGGCAACATTCTTTGGCCAAGAAAGCTCTGGGCGAGACAAGCAAGGgaaagactattgtttctgagaATCTGACTGGAGATACAATTGTCAAG GCTTTTGAGGTAAACGGTGCCAAAAAAAGCAATGATGAGAATCTGGTTGGCCGCAAAATAAAAGTTTGGTGGCCTCTGGATGAGAC GTATTATGAAGGAAAAGTTACATCCTTTGACCATTTGAAAGAGACACACCAG GTTGATTATGATGATGGTGAAACAGAAATACTGGACCTTACGAAGGAGCTTTGGGACGTGATAGATGATAATAATTTGTGCAGTCAT GAACAGAAGACTGTTCCACCACCTCCTAGCGCCCCAAGAGTCGT ATCCCATGGACGTAGAGGCAAATCTCCTCGTTCTTCGGAGGCGAAACCGACG GGGCTATGGAAACAAATTCTGGGTTGA
- the LOC140805822 gene encoding E3 ubiquitin-protein ligase SPL2-like isoform X1, whose amino-acid sequence MSAHDRVVATVLAQLSLTADCAFLGVGLVYVAFRSIRKFLLTSSAIHKIRQLPYSQISDLRSLCSDDKFSVNYSQNSENHSNSEEGGNIVIVRGIVEAQSAVKGQWTNLRGYANDVIVSRESGEKGVVLEQTQTYIYNERSGIIGWNSDLRILLPRSWKEEGSSSIRMVPFVLVESGKISDYVHINMEGSRHPLPLITLYRHVHPINAFPSTFLQALFGHKYPVGLLDEEKILPLGKDVTVVGTCSFRDGIPEIKSCKDLPYFLSEMTKDQMISDLSFKTKVLMWSGFVFGSLGICVLAYSVARNWMKWKAWRQQREARQQHNDIEVSSPVAVAEEESADVPDGELCVICLTRRRHSAFIPCGHLVCCQRCALSVERELSPQCPVCRQSIRSSVRIYDS is encoded by the exons ATGTCCGCACACGATCGCGTGGTAGCTACGGTTCTGGCGCAGCTGTCGCTCACGGCTGACTGCGCATTCCTCGGAGTTGGCCTTGTTTACGTCGCGTTCCGCTCCATACGGAAGTTTTTGCTCACATCATCAGCAATACATAAAATTCGTCAATTGCCTTATTCTCAGATTTCGGATCTTCGGTCACTCTGTTCAGACGATAAATTTTCAGTTAATTATTCTCAAAATAGCGAAAATCACTCCAACAGCGAGGAGGGTGGAAATATAGTGATAGTTAGGGGTATCGTGGAGGCGCAATCTGCGGTGAAGGGGCAGTGGACGAATCTTAGGGGTTATGCGAATGATGTGATTGTTTCTCGAGAGTCAGGAGAAAAAGGCGTTGTATTGGAACAAACTCAAACT tatatatacaatgAACGGAGTGGAATAATAGGTTGGAATTCAGATCTACGCATTTTGCTTCCTAGATCTTGGAAAGAGGAAGGGTCGTCCTCAATCAGAATG GTTCCCTTTGTTCTTGTTGAATCAGGAAAAATATCTGATTATGTTCATATCAATATGGAAGGTTCAAGACATCCATTACCGCTCATCACATTATATCGTCATGTGCATCCTATCAATGCTTTTCCTAGTACTTTTTTGCAGGCGCTTTTCGGGCATAAGTATCCT GTTGGTCTGCTGGACGAAGAGAAAATACTTCCTCTTGGAAAGGATGTAACAGTTGTTGGTACCTGCAGTTTTAGAGATGGGATTCCTGAGATCAAATCATGCAAAGACCTTCCTTATTTTCT ATCTGAAATGACCAAGGATCAGATGATATCAgatctttccttcaaaactaAAGTGCTAATGTGGAGCGGATTTGTATTTGGTTCCCTCGGAATATGCGTCCTTGCCTACTCTGTTGCAAG AAATTGGATGAAATGGAAAGCATGGAGACAACAGAGAGAAGCCCGACAGCAACACAatgatatagaagtttcatctCCAGTGGCTGTTGCAGAAGAAGAGTCTGCAGATGTGCCAGACGGAGAGCTATGTGTGATTTGCCTGACTAGAAGGCGTCACTCTGCTTTTATTCCATGCGGGCATCTTGTATGTTGTCAACGTTGTGCTCTATCAGTCGAGCGTGAATTATCACCCCAGTGTCCGGTATGCAGGCAGTCAATCCGAAGTTCAGTAAGGATATACGATTCTTGA
- the LOC140805822 gene encoding E3 ubiquitin-protein ligase SPL2-like isoform X3, with the protein MSAHDRVVATVLAQLSLTADCAFLGVGLVYVAFRSIRKFLLTSSAIHKIRQLPYSQISDLRSLCSDDKFSVNYSQNSENHSNSEEGGNIVIVRGIVEAQSAVKGQWTNLRGYANDVIVSRESGEKGVVLEQTQTYIYNERSGIIGWNSDLRILLPRSWKEEGSSSIRMVPFVLVESGKISDYVHINMEGSRHPLPLITLYRHVHPINAFPSTFLQALFGHKYPVGLLDEEKILPLGKDVTVVGTCSFRDGIPEIKSCKDLPYFLSEMTKDQMISDLSFKTKVLMWSGFVFGSLGICVLAYSVARGLNGTIDNLKWEMDLLVTT; encoded by the exons ATGTCCGCACACGATCGCGTGGTAGCTACGGTTCTGGCGCAGCTGTCGCTCACGGCTGACTGCGCATTCCTCGGAGTTGGCCTTGTTTACGTCGCGTTCCGCTCCATACGGAAGTTTTTGCTCACATCATCAGCAATACATAAAATTCGTCAATTGCCTTATTCTCAGATTTCGGATCTTCGGTCACTCTGTTCAGACGATAAATTTTCAGTTAATTATTCTCAAAATAGCGAAAATCACTCCAACAGCGAGGAGGGTGGAAATATAGTGATAGTTAGGGGTATCGTGGAGGCGCAATCTGCGGTGAAGGGGCAGTGGACGAATCTTAGGGGTTATGCGAATGATGTGATTGTTTCTCGAGAGTCAGGAGAAAAAGGCGTTGTATTGGAACAAACTCAAACT tatatatacaatgAACGGAGTGGAATAATAGGTTGGAATTCAGATCTACGCATTTTGCTTCCTAGATCTTGGAAAGAGGAAGGGTCGTCCTCAATCAGAATG GTTCCCTTTGTTCTTGTTGAATCAGGAAAAATATCTGATTATGTTCATATCAATATGGAAGGTTCAAGACATCCATTACCGCTCATCACATTATATCGTCATGTGCATCCTATCAATGCTTTTCCTAGTACTTTTTTGCAGGCGCTTTTCGGGCATAAGTATCCT GTTGGTCTGCTGGACGAAGAGAAAATACTTCCTCTTGGAAAGGATGTAACAGTTGTTGGTACCTGCAGTTTTAGAGATGGGATTCCTGAGATCAAATCATGCAAAGACCTTCCTTATTTTCT ATCTGAAATGACCAAGGATCAGATGATATCAgatctttccttcaaaactaAAGTGCTAATGTGGAGCGGATTTGTATTTGGTTCCCTCGGAATATGCGTCCTTGCCTACTCTGTTGCAAG GGGCTTAAATGGGACAATTGATAATTTAAAATGGGAGATGGATCTGCTCGTGACAACCTAA
- the LOC140805823 gene encoding uncharacterized protein isoform X1, with amino-acid sequence MKVQTLGKTYHLNEKVILRISLVQNNGVKFHTKKRTIQREGNILWPRKHSEKQVKATNNEMGDIVIKMATPNSGEGKVRHDGALTKEMEEELKRVGLESGIMILKSCYSIEELLRKLDDYFKLLNTTYRKLSSMDGRNHAKSVSIIQDVSACQICVRMLDFELHNTILEIFQLFLDGIQSNQPQEIFSSMEHITTLIIQYIEESDEFMVELTKIFLVALKKGNKNISPCAFQLTRKVFEKCADIMHNSVPEAVRHMGDAVQEYDDVIVSSFLDATPSNDMSCYQKKMATPNSGEGDVRCDNALTKEMEEELKRVVLEYGNMNLKSCDSVEELLRKLDDYFKLLNTTYRKLSSMDGRNHAESVSTIQDVSACQICVRMLDFELHNTILEMFHLFLDEIQTFHHVPFN; translated from the exons ATGAAAGTGCAGACTTTGGGTAAAACATATCATCTGAACGAAAAGGTCATTCTAAGGATATCTCTGGTCCAAAACAATGGAGTGAAATTCCATACCAAGAAAAG AACTATACAAAGAGAAGGAAACATTCTTTGGCCAAGAAAGCACTCAGAGAAACAAGTAAAGGCAACTAATAATGAAATGGGAGATATCGTTATCAAG ATGGCCACTCCGAATTCTGGAGAAGGAAAGGTGAGACACGATGGTGCTTTGACTAAAGAAATGGAAGAGGAGCTGAAGAGAGTGGGTCTTGAATCGGGTATCATGATTCTTAAATCATGTTATTCTATTGAGGAGCTTCTGCGGAAACTTGAT GATTACTTTAAGCTACTTAACACTACTTACCGAAAATTGTCGTCCATGGATGGTCGAAATCACGCAAAATCTGTTTCAATCATCCAAGATGTTTCTGCTTGTCAGATATGCGTTCGGATGTTGGACTTTGAGTTGCACAACACCATTCTTGAGATTTTCCAACTTTTCTTGGACGGGATACA ATCGAATCAACCACAAGAAATATTCTCAAGCATGGAACACATCACGACTCTGATAATTCAATATATTGAGGAGTCTGATGAGTTCATGGTGGAGCTTACTAAGATCTTTCTTGTTGCTTTAAAGAAAGGAAATAAA AACATTTCACCATGTGCCTTTCAACTAACGAGAAAGGTATTTGAGAAATGTGCAGACATCATGCACAATTCTGTTCCAGAAGCTGTAAGACACATGGGGGATGCAGTTCAGGAGTATGATGATGTAATTGTATCGTCATTCCTCGATGCAACTCCAAGCAATGACATG AGTTGTTACCAGAAAAAAATGGCCACTCCGAATTCTGGAGAAGGAGACGTGAGATGTGACAATGCTTTGACTAAAGAAATGGAAGAGGAGTTGAAGAGAGTGGTTCTTGAATACGGTAACATGAATCTTAAATCATGTGATTCTGTTGAGGAGCTTCTGCGGAAACTTGAT GATTACTTTAAGCTACTTAACACTACTTACCGAAAGTTGTCGTCCATGGATGGTCGAAATCACGCAGAATCTGTTTCAACCATCCAAGATGTTTCTGCTTGTCAGATATGCGTTCGGATGTTGGACTTTGAGTTGCACAACACCATTCTTGAGATGTTCCACCTATTCTTGGATGAGATACA AACATTTCACCATGTGCCTTTCAACTAG
- the LOC140805826 gene encoding sister chromatid cohesion protein PDS5 homolog E-like isoform X2, with translation MRLTNLKEELSKVRDKRLPANSIDGISKNLEKGLGTLNKVDRSEKELCKSVRSEDLSGDIPRKISSKKKRQHSLAKKALGETSKGKTIVSENLTGDTIVKVNGAKKSNDENLVGRKIKVWWPLDETYYEGKVTSFDHLKETHQVDYDDGETEILDLTKELWDVIDDNNLCSHEQKTVPPPPSAPRVVSHGRRGKSPRSSEAKPTGLWKQILG, from the exons ATGAGGCTAACAAATTTAAAGGAAGAATTGAGCAAGGTCAGAGATAAAAGGTTACCAGCCAACAGCATTGATGGGATCTCAAAAAACTTGGAAAAAGGACTAGGAACTTTGAACAAGGTAGATCGATCAGAAAAGGAACTGTGCAAGAGTGTCAGATCTGAGGATCTATCAGGAGATATCCCGAGAAAG ATCTCTTCCAAGAAAAAAAGGCAACATTCTTTGGCCAAGAAAGCTCTGGGCGAGACAAGCAAGGgaaagactattgtttctgagaATCTGACTGGAGATACAATTGTCAAG GTAAACGGTGCCAAAAAAAGCAATGATGAGAATCTGGTTGGCCGCAAAATAAAAGTTTGGTGGCCTCTGGATGAGAC GTATTATGAAGGAAAAGTTACATCCTTTGACCATTTGAAAGAGACACACCAG GTTGATTATGATGATGGTGAAACAGAAATACTGGACCTTACGAAGGAGCTTTGGGACGTGATAGATGATAATAATTTGTGCAGTCAT GAACAGAAGACTGTTCCACCACCTCCTAGCGCCCCAAGAGTCGT ATCCCATGGACGTAGAGGCAAATCTCCTCGTTCTTCGGAGGCGAAACCGACG GGGCTATGGAAACAAATTCTGGGTTGA
- the LOC140805824 gene encoding NAP1-related protein 2-like isoform X2, whose product MGVDKGKKLKSVQVEEENNGAEHVDGDLVLSIEKLQEIQDELEKINEEASEKVLEVEQQYNEIRKPVYDKRNDLIKSIPDFWLTAFLSHPALSELLTEEDQKIFKYLNNLEVEDFKDVKSGYSITFNFKPNPYFEDTKLTKTVTFLEEGTTITATSIKWKEGMGIPNGVAEDKKGNKRSHTEESFFTWFNDTQHKGDLVEIHDEVAEIIKDDLWPNPLTYFNNEADEEEFEMDDDDEGKGSEESEEGDDDDGEQDDDDDDDDEAED is encoded by the exons ATGGGGGTAGACAAGGGGAAGAAGCTGAAATCGGTGCAAGTAGAGGAAGAAAACAACGGCGCTGAGCACGTTGACGGAGACCTGGTTCTTTCTATTGAGAAGCTTCAGGAAATTCAGGACGAGCTTGAAAAA ATCAATGAAGAAGCAAGTGAGAAAGTCTTGGAAGTGGAACAGCAGTACAATGAGATACGTAAGCCTGTCTATGATAAGAGAAATGAcctcataaaatcaattcctgATTTTTGGTTGACTGCG TTTTTAAGTCACCCCGCCCTCAGTGAACTTTTGACTGAAGAAGACCAGAag ATATTCAAGTACTTGAATAACCTTGAAGTGGAAGATTTCAAAGATGTTAAATCTGGATACTCGATTACATTT AATTTCAAACCCAATCCATATTTTGAAGATACTAAGCTCACAAAGACTGTTACTTTCCTTGAGGAGGGAACAACCATCACTGCCACATCAATAAAGTGGAAAGAAGGCATG GGAATTCCTAACGGTGTTGCTGAAGATAAGAAAGGAAACAAGCGATCTCATACCGAGGAAAG CTTCTTTACATGGTTCAACGACACCCAACATAAAGGGGATTTGGTTGAAATTCACGATGAG GTTGCTGAAATCATCAAGGATGATTTGTGGCCAAATCCTCTCACATATTTTAACAAT GAGGCTGATGAAGAGGAATTTGAGATGGACGATGATGACGAG GGAAAAGGTAGTGAAGAATCTGAAGAAGGCGATGACGATGATGGCGAACAAGATGATgacgacgacgacgacgacgaAGCTGAAGATTGA
- the LOC140805824 gene encoding NAP1-related protein 2-like isoform X1, with protein MGVDKGKKLKSVQVEEENNGAEHVDGDLVLSIEKLQEIQDELEKINEEASEKVLEVEQQYNEIRKPVYDKRNDLIKSIPDFWLTAFLSHPALSELLTEEDQKIFKYLNNLEVEDFKDVKSGYSITFNFKPNPYFEDTKLTKTVTFLEEGTTITATSIKWKEGMGIPNGVAEDKKGNKRSHTEESFFTWFNDTQHKGDLVEIHDEQVAEIIKDDLWPNPLTYFNNEADEEEFEMDDDDEGKGSEESEEGDDDDGEQDDDDDDDDEAED; from the exons ATGGGGGTAGACAAGGGGAAGAAGCTGAAATCGGTGCAAGTAGAGGAAGAAAACAACGGCGCTGAGCACGTTGACGGAGACCTGGTTCTTTCTATTGAGAAGCTTCAGGAAATTCAGGACGAGCTTGAAAAA ATCAATGAAGAAGCAAGTGAGAAAGTCTTGGAAGTGGAACAGCAGTACAATGAGATACGTAAGCCTGTCTATGATAAGAGAAATGAcctcataaaatcaattcctgATTTTTGGTTGACTGCG TTTTTAAGTCACCCCGCCCTCAGTGAACTTTTGACTGAAGAAGACCAGAag ATATTCAAGTACTTGAATAACCTTGAAGTGGAAGATTTCAAAGATGTTAAATCTGGATACTCGATTACATTT AATTTCAAACCCAATCCATATTTTGAAGATACTAAGCTCACAAAGACTGTTACTTTCCTTGAGGAGGGAACAACCATCACTGCCACATCAATAAAGTGGAAAGAAGGCATG GGAATTCCTAACGGTGTTGCTGAAGATAAGAAAGGAAACAAGCGATCTCATACCGAGGAAAG CTTCTTTACATGGTTCAACGACACCCAACATAAAGGGGATTTGGTTGAAATTCACGATGAG CAGGTTGCTGAAATCATCAAGGATGATTTGTGGCCAAATCCTCTCACATATTTTAACAAT GAGGCTGATGAAGAGGAATTTGAGATGGACGATGATGACGAG GGAAAAGGTAGTGAAGAATCTGAAGAAGGCGATGACGATGATGGCGAACAAGATGATgacgacgacgacgacgacgaAGCTGAAGATTGA
- the LOC140805823 gene encoding uncharacterized protein isoform X2, which yields MKVQTLGKTYHLNEKVILRISLVQNNGVKFHTKKRTIQREGNILWPRKHSEKQVKATNNEMGDIVIKMATPNSGEGKVRHDGALTKEMEEELKRVGLESGIMILKSCYSIEELLRKLDDYFKLLNTTYRKLSSMDGRNHAKSVSIIQDVSACQICVRMLDFELHNTILEIFQLFLDGIQSNQPQEIFSSMEHITTLIIQYIEESDEFMVELTKIFLVALKKGNKNISPCAFQLTRKVFEKCADIMHNSVPEAVRHMGDAVQEYDDVIVSSFLDATPSNDMDYFKLLNTTYRKLSSMDGRNHAESVSTIQDVSACQICVRMLDFELHNTILEMFHLFLDEIQTFHHVPFN from the exons ATGAAAGTGCAGACTTTGGGTAAAACATATCATCTGAACGAAAAGGTCATTCTAAGGATATCTCTGGTCCAAAACAATGGAGTGAAATTCCATACCAAGAAAAG AACTATACAAAGAGAAGGAAACATTCTTTGGCCAAGAAAGCACTCAGAGAAACAAGTAAAGGCAACTAATAATGAAATGGGAGATATCGTTATCAAG ATGGCCACTCCGAATTCTGGAGAAGGAAAGGTGAGACACGATGGTGCTTTGACTAAAGAAATGGAAGAGGAGCTGAAGAGAGTGGGTCTTGAATCGGGTATCATGATTCTTAAATCATGTTATTCTATTGAGGAGCTTCTGCGGAAACTTGAT GATTACTTTAAGCTACTTAACACTACTTACCGAAAATTGTCGTCCATGGATGGTCGAAATCACGCAAAATCTGTTTCAATCATCCAAGATGTTTCTGCTTGTCAGATATGCGTTCGGATGTTGGACTTTGAGTTGCACAACACCATTCTTGAGATTTTCCAACTTTTCTTGGACGGGATACA ATCGAATCAACCACAAGAAATATTCTCAAGCATGGAACACATCACGACTCTGATAATTCAATATATTGAGGAGTCTGATGAGTTCATGGTGGAGCTTACTAAGATCTTTCTTGTTGCTTTAAAGAAAGGAAATAAA AACATTTCACCATGTGCCTTTCAACTAACGAGAAAGGTATTTGAGAAATGTGCAGACATCATGCACAATTCTGTTCCAGAAGCTGTAAGACACATGGGGGATGCAGTTCAGGAGTATGATGATGTAATTGTATCGTCATTCCTCGATGCAACTCCAAGCAATGACATG GATTACTTTAAGCTACTTAACACTACTTACCGAAAGTTGTCGTCCATGGATGGTCGAAATCACGCAGAATCTGTTTCAACCATCCAAGATGTTTCTGCTTGTCAGATATGCGTTCGGATGTTGGACTTTGAGTTGCACAACACCATTCTTGAGATGTTCCACCTATTCTTGGATGAGATACA AACATTTCACCATGTGCCTTTCAACTAG